From the Pseudomonadota bacterium genome, the window GGACACGATCGCCGATCGTGCAGCCGTGGATCACGACGCGGTGGCCGACGGTCACGTCCTCGCCGACGGTGAGGGCGAAGCCTCCCGGCGCGTAGGGACCGTCGTGCGTCACGTGACACACGCAAGCATCTTGCACGTTGCTGCGGGCACCGATCCGGATCTGGTTCACGTCGCCGCGCACCACCGTGCCCGGCCAGATCGAGGCGTCATCGGCCAGGGTGACCTGGCCGATGACGAGCGCCGTCTCATCCACGTAGACCCGCTCACCGAGCACCGGTCGATGATCCTTGAAGCGGCGCAGGGACATCCAGCCTAGCTCCTAGCGAGCCGCGGGCACGAGCTCGAGCACCGGCTGGGGCTGCAGCTCCACCGGC encodes:
- a CDS encoding gamma carbonic anhydrase family protein, with product MSLRRFKDHRPVLGERVYVDETALVIGQVTLADDASIWPGTVVRGDVNQIRIGARSNVQDACVCHVTHDGPYAPGGFALTVGEDVTVGHRVVIHGCTIGDRVLIGMGAVVMDGAVVESEVLLGAGALVPQGKRLESGYLYAGVPARQIRPLSAEEIESLPYSARHYVKMKDAYLADRAEGQ